The Miscanthus floridulus cultivar M001 chromosome 6, ASM1932011v1, whole genome shotgun sequence genomic interval TATAACACTTGGCAAATCCttattctttgctgagtgtcctggacactcggcaaacctaccgTTTTTAATAGTGTATTTTTTTCGTTtggcgcgtgtttagtttcaggaagttggaatttggggctacggtagcactttcgtttttatttggcaattagtgtttaatcatggactaattaggctcaaaacgttcgtctcgtaatttcccaccgaactgtgtaattagttttttttcgtctacatttaatgctccatacacgggtcgtaaacattcaatgtgataggtactgtagcactttttttagattttagggtgaaactaaacaaggcgttAATCGTTtcttaatccaaattaattatgtACTCGTGTAGTCGTAGGACCGGCAGTGGCAGCGACACAGCGTCTCCCTCTCCGCCCGGCTTCGCGACGCGCTTCACCTCCCCCAGCAACGGCGCTCCACCCCTCCCTCTTCCCACCTCTGGCGGCCCCACGTCGGCCCGCGCCAGCACGGGAGCCCCGGCGCCATCACGTCCGCACCGGTTTCGACTGCTTCCCACCTCGACGCCAACCTTCGACGAAACTCGCGGCTTCCCTCAGAGCACCTTGCTGCAGGTTCCGCAAcgatctctccctctctctctctctccctctttcacTTCCCTAAACTGTTTTCGTTCTTCATCTAGGGTTGAACTTGGACCTGTTCAGGATGCTGCTATTAGGCAGTCAGTTCCACCGTTGCCTAGGATTCGCGCAGTTGTTTGTGATTGCTAATCTGTTGTATAATATATGGATGACAGTATGCTCCAGCGAAATGAAATAGGGATGACAGTATGCTCCACTAAATTGATCCATTAATTGAGAAGCTTAATGTGCCATTAAGGAAGGTAAGAATTCCTGATGCTTAACTGGATGCGATATTGCAGCGGCTTTGGACTTGGGTTTTATTTACTAACCACATCAAAATGCTACAGAGTGTTCATGCTGCCGGTTATTTGTCATTTTGTCCTGTACAAAGTCCAGCTCATGGCTCTTAATTTTTCCTCGTTGAATTGGTCCCATGTAGAATATCAGGGCTGTCTAGCCACCGCGGAACGAGTTTTTTTTACCATCGGTCCTGTCAATTAGATGGTCGGTGTACTTTATcgctctctcaaaaaaaaaaaacgtgtTTCATTTATTTCCAGGGGGTGTCTTTTCTAAGCCCTTCCTAATCAACGACTTTTTTATTATCGTGCTaagatatactccctccgttccaaattataagttgctttaacTTTTTTGGTATATTCATTTTGCTATGTACGTAGATacataatatgtctagatacataggtaAATGGATAaactaaaaaagtcaaaacgacttataatttggaacgggggAGTATTTTTTATGCTTATGATTTTTTATACCTAAAAAATCATTTTTATGGTATATTTTAGATATTGGTAAATTCTGGTTAAGCAATAAGAGGCATTGCATTTTAATTATGATTACATCAGCTGTCATTTGGTGTATCTGGAAACTTAGAAATGACCTATGTTTTTAGAGAATTGGCTGGAGAAGCATGGAAATGCTCCTTTTCAGGATTTCTGGGCTCTTACTGAACTGGATGATCCCTATGTCCAATTGACAAGAAGGATTTTTTGATGGACTTCATCGACAAGATCAAATCGGCAGCAAACAAGACCCTCTGGCTCCCTTATGTGAACCAAAGCATCACCTGAAGTTCCATAGGGGAGATGGAGAAGACGTGACCTGGAAGCACAAGGTGTATGGAGATATAGCAATTGAACTGAAGCTAAAAGAAACACCCTGGTAGAGCTTGCTGAGCATCTCGCTTGAGTGAAGCTAGGACGTTTGTATCCTCTGAGCGGACTTGGCTTTTAGATGCATCTTTAGTTTGTTTTTCAGTTTACCTTCTGCTCCGGTTGAATTAGTCCTGGTGGACGTCTTTCTGGTTTAAACTCTGTGCTGTAATGACTCGTGGTCTTTTGATGTTAATTGAAAGGCCGGGGCGATTGCCCTTGAACtctaaaaaaatgatttttatggCATCTTCAACCAGTATCCAAGCCTTATGGGGCTAGCTAAGATCTTCCTGTCCAAAGCTGTCTCTTTCTCGTCTCATGTGATGGATGGATGTATGATTAAATATTAGTGGCCTGTTTGCTGCAAGGATTTTTTTTTGGTGTGTAACTGATTAGTACGGATTAGAATATATCAAAGTCAATGGTATTGGCTTCACAGTTTTGACTAAATAAACCTGTCTCCGTAAGAAGTGAGCGAGTTTTCCCGCACCGTCACTGTCTCGATCGTGCATCTTTAGAACATGCAGATATCAGATCCCCATTCCGTGAGCCAGTTCCAACCAAATATACATTGTACACAGGACTATATTTTTAATAGATAGTTTATTTAAAATAAATTTTCAgtcatcttttatcttgtcttttcTATCATCTGCGTATCACATATCTTTTTATTATTGATTCCTATATATAGACATAGTTTCTcatataaaaaataattattttattAGCTCTTCTTATTTCTAATGTCACATTACCATTTTGCTTAGTTAACGTCCTAATTAATGTGATACTCCATCAGTCCTAGTAAGAATCAAACTGTCATAAGTCTGACcgatattttttttagaaagaaagacaataatatttatgacatcaaatgagTTTCAGTAGCacattatgaaatgtattttcataaccTCTTTGAAACAGGAAAGAGCTTATATTTAATCAAGAGCATGTTTAAAATCAGAGTCTAAGGTTGCCGACGCGCAGGCTGGGACATCTTCATTGTAAATCTGTTCTAGAATAAGCCACTCCATTTAGACTCCCATGACATTTTGAGACTTTACAATCCTAAAATACGTTAGTTTTCCTCTTCTATGATGATGCAGGCATGCAACTTGTAGATCAATTTGGAGTGTTGCCATTGAGTCTTTGGACCGCAATTTGATCCAAGCCATACATAGGCCGCATAAAGGTCGAAAGAGCATTATGGATTCCTGTCAAAGTAGCTACTCACTCCGTTCCAAAATAAACACACATCAATATTTTTTCTCTGAATAAGTTTATTACCAATGTACTCTACGATGAACTAATAATGTTCATTATACATCATAAATaaatattataattttttatgTATATATTTGGATAAGCTTGAATTTTCCTTTGACTTTTCGATAAACGAGTGCTTTTTAAACCGAGAAAGAGGAACGGTTGTTGGTCCCAAGTCCCCCAACCCGAGAAAGCGACCACACTCAAATGATTCGTGGCAACACGGGCCAATCCACCGGCCCACGGGCCACGGGCACCGAGACAAAGCAAAGACGTTTCTCAGCTTTTGTGTCCCCTGGCACCCAATCCACCGGCCCACATTCTGGTCTCTGCATGGTCGAAAATTGCCACCGTTACTCCTCTTTTAGGTCGCCTACATCGTCGAAAATTGTGTCTCCCTTCAATAGTCTTGAGCCTGTCATGGGCCATTATGCTTAATGCATTTTCAATCATTTTTCGCGTCTTGTTTTATGTGTCATGCTTTATTTTActgattgaatttgatgttttgcttcCGTTGCAAACAAGAGTAATAACCTAGTATAGTTGGAAATTTATTTAGATACTCGCTTAAAAATtactccctctatttcaaattataagtcacttttttTTAGTACATCTATTTttctatgcatctagacatattattatatctagatacatcgAGGactaaaaaaaaaagtcaaaatgacttataattcaaTGGAGCGAGTACTATACTTTTAATCGATATATATGCAGAACTGCAGAAGGGGCAATCAAGGATTCCAATATAATAATCATACTAATTATGCGACTAGCAATTAATGGCAGTTACCTTGTCGCCGAGTATAAAAATCAACCACCCGTGTCATGTCGCCGACTCACCGTGCAACTTGATTAGTACTTTTGCTGCTCTTGTTAGATTACACACAGCAGCAAGTGTACGTGCTGGTGCTGCTACGCATTATACTACGCCTACGCAATTTTTTACATCACCGGTCGCGCTCAGTACACAGCCACAAGTTTTCTTCAGGGCGCAGCGACAGGTAAACGTGCCGAGCACTCACAAAAAAGAATGACGCAGTGTTGCTTGCTGcgtgaaggaggaggaggagcagcagcgccCCGTGCCATGTGTACATCTGTCGTCGGGGCAGCAGGCGGGCAGCTACACGTAAGCGGCGAATGTGTCCGAGGTGGCGTGCCGAGAGGACGCCCATTCCGTCTGCGGCAGGTGAGGCGCGCGCCGACCACgcggggcgccgccgccgcgcgcgtgTGGGCGTGCGCCCCGGCGCGGCCGGCACACGCATGGGATCTGCTGCGCATACCGGAGTTCGCCGGAGTTATGTGGCTCGAGATCGCACGAGGCATTTCTTCCATCCCTcggctactcctactactagcaTTTGATTCTGGTAGAGCGAGCTACTCAGGAATCGGAGACATCTGAACTCATCTTGTCTCGGACTTGTAGTGGTGTACATTCAGTCCTTATATATATGTATGAGTTCAAATGTCCAAGGATTTCCTTGTCATCTACACGTCAGAGTACCGGGGCCTGATGCCTGAACTTTTACATCCCTTTCAGAATCAGCAGTGCTGCCAAGGAGCCCACAAATCGTCGACACCGATGGTTCACAAGGAATCCAGGAACATACCGGAAGCCCCGCGCGATTCCGCCCGCCGCAACCGGCCAGCGGGCTCGCAACAAACCCCAGGTCAGGTGGATCGCCTCTCGCTCTACGCCTGTCCCCCTTCCTCCAATAATATCTCGGACGGCAAAAGAACTTTTCTTCCTTATAGCTATAGGCTTATAGCTAGTTTATTAATCAAAAAGAAAAGATCGCTGGCGTGTGAGCCTCCGAAACTGCAATAGTTTATTAATCAAAAAGAAAAGATCGCTGGCGTGTGAGCCTCCGAAACTGCAATCTGCACACATAGGCACATGGTGTAGGATGGGCCCCACCGATCGTGCTGCTGTCTGTTGCGGCAGCACCTCGTCATCCGCTTCGTCGTGCTCCGGTGCATGCACGCAATGCCATCAGCCGCCAGGCGTCACTCATGGTAACTGGTAAGCAGCCATCCGAAGCTGTCGACAGTACTGTATACTAAGTCTAGAGTGGTAATGATCTCAAAGAAAATAATGAACCATATATAGACCATAGTGGTACGCAAGTTGCCAGGAAAAAAAAGAAGCAAATGCCATGGGTGTCGTGTACCCCGTTGTCCGAAAGTCGTCTGGCGCCACGCGAGCCGGTCTGATCCTCTTCCCCAGCGGCACCAGTATATGGTGATATGGTGATGATCGCCGCCGCCTGTCGCCTCGCTCCACTCCAGTACACCACAACAAACACGCAGCTGCGGCGCACGGGGCGCAGCGATGGACGCCAACACCCTCCTCCTGCCCTGCACcgacggcgccgtcgccggcgctGTCGACTTCCGCGGGCGGCCCGCGTCCCGGTCCGGCACTGGCCGATGGTCCGCCGCGATGTTCGTCCTTGGTACGGCCTCTGTCCTCGCTGGGCACGCACACTGATGCGGCGGGCCGGGGTTGACTAATCGAGAGAGCTGGGTTGGATCGGTGCAGGGGTGGAGATAGCGGAGAGGTTCGCGTACCACGGTGTGTCGGCGAACCTCATCAGCTACCTGACGGGGCCGCTGGGGGAGTCGaccgcgggcgcggcggcggccatcAACGCGTGGAGCGGGGTGGCGACCATGCTGCCGCTGCTGATGGCGTGCGGGGCCGACGCCTGGCTCGGGCGCTACCGCACCATCGTCCTCGCCTCCCTCCTCTTCGTCGTGGTCAGCTCCTCTTTCTCTGGCTCTCTGCActtccctctctctcctctgcCCCGGATGCCCGGATCGTTGCTTTTTATTGACGTCTCGCATAAAAAGTGCGTCCACCTCGGCTTGCGGATCGTGATCGCCTGACCCGTTTCGCTTCACTGCAGAGCATGGGCATGCTGACCGTCTCCGCGCTCCCGGCGTTCCACCACGACGGCTGCAGCAGCTACGCCTCCAGATCGCTGGCCTGCTCCCCGTCCCCCGTGCAAGTGGCCATCTTCTACGTCTCCGTGTACCTGGTGGCGCTCGCCGAGGCCGGGCACAAGCCCTGCGCGCAGGCGTTTGGCGCGGACCAGTTCGACCAGAACGACCCCAAGGAGTCCGTGTCCAGGAGCTCCTTCTTCAACTGGTGGTACTTCGGCATGTGCTCCGGCACCGCCGTCACCACCATGGTGTCCAGCTACATCCAGGACAACGTCGGCTGGGGCCTCGGCTTCGGCATCCCCTGCCTCGTCATGGTCTTCGCGGTCCTCATGTTCTTGCTCGGCACCAGGAATTACCGCTACTACACGTCCACCGAATCGAGCCCCTTTGCTCGCCTGGCCAGAGCTTTCGTTGCGCTCGTCAAAGGCTCTAAATCGAGCCAGTATGACGGGTAATTCGCTACCTGTTTTTGTCGACGTTTGGTTCTCGAGGTCGAGGGACACTAGTGAGTTAACGAAAGTTGTTTGATCATCTTGGCAGCACTCTTGCGAGCGACGACGCCGGGCACCGGGAAGAAGTGAAAGGCGTGCTGCGCCTGTTCCCCATCTGGGCGACGTGCATCATCTACGCTGTGATCTTCTCGCAGTCGTCCACGTTCTTCACAAAGCAAGCCGCGACGCTGGACCGGCGGATCGGTCCGACGCTGCGCGTGCCGCCGGCGGCACTGCAGACGTTCATCAGCGTGACCATCATGGTCTTCATCCCGGTCTACGACCGCGCGTTCGTGCCCCTGGCGCGGCGGCTCACGCGCCTGTCATCCGGCATCACCATGCTGCAGCGGATCGGCACGGGGCTCGTCCTGACCCTGGTCGCCATGGTCGTGGCGGCGCTGGTGGAGATGCGGCGGCTCGGCGTGGCGAGGGACGCCGGGCTCGTGGACCATCCCAAGGCAGCGCTGCCGATGAGCCTGTGGTGGATGGTGCCGCAGTACGTGCTGTTCGGGCTCTCGGACGTGTTCGCCATGATCGGCCTGCAGGAGTTCTTCTACGACCAGGTCCCCGACGCGCTGCGCAGCCTCGGGCTGGCATTCTTCCTCAGCATCTTCGGCGTAGGCCACCTGTTCAGTAgcttcatcatctccgccatcgaCGGAGCCACCAAGAAGAGCGGGCCGAGTTGGTTCTCCAATAACCTCAACCGCGCGCACCTCGACTACTTCTACTGGCTGCTCGCCGGCCTCTGCGCCGTGGAATTGGCCGCGTTCGTCATCGTCTCGCGTGTTTACGTGTATAAGAAGAGGGTGTCTCAAGACAATAATGATGCTGTCATGTAGTAGATCAGTAGACGTACTCTCTTAGCGCTTACGGTGCTGTGAAATGGTGATAGCTGATATATATGATTGAGGTCATGAGGTGCAATCATTCGGTACGCTAAACCTTGGTATGATACTATGCTTGGGCACCGTTCGGTAGGGTTTCTTCAGTGGCTTCAGAGTTGTTTGGAGCCGTTTTACGCCAAACGGGGTAAAATAAAACGGCTTCATCGATGAAGCCCTTAAAAATGTGCTCCCACAAAGCTTTAGGGTGGGAAGGAGCTAAAAATAGTGGCTTCTTCCGGCTTCACCTTATCCTACATGGCGTTCTGTGAGAGCATATTTTAAAGAACTCTATATgtgaagctgttttgccaaacgaTTTATCAAAATGGCTCTAGCTCCACCGATAAAGCTGTTCATGGAGCTGAAGTCCCAAAAAAAATAGCTTCACTGGtgaaaaaaatggcttcactcgTGAAatggagccgtgccaaacggggtCTTCCACAATACTAAATAGCGTCAGTAGCACCTGTGTTAGGGTCCGCTATAGTGATAGGCGGTTAATTTAAAGTATCTTTAAAAATGAGACTAGATAATTTGTACGTAAATTTTGGGGTcattttatgtattttttattatAATAGAggttagtattttttttataaagtaGAATAGATCACGTGGCTTAAGAACTATGATGATTAGATTatatcaaattaaaaaaaatgttttCATCGTCGCGAGATTTTCTAAGATTTATATTCTTTTCTTAGCATATTCGGGAAAAATCAACTTGAAAATTTCTTTAGCAGTAATAAGATAAGCTTAAAAGGAACGATCATGATAGGCTGAGGATGTCCGTCCGGATTCTAGATGTCAACGGGGAATTCTCCGTCGGGGAgtgcctccccatccccgtccccgtggGGAAGAAAAtttcccatccccatccccgtcAAGTGCCACGGGGGAGACTTTCTCCCCATCCCCATCTCCATCCCCGCGGGGAATTAGTCCCCATGGGGATCTCCATGGGccgcaggtatttcatcgtcatctacaaagtttgcacttcaaactttatttaagtagcacatatatgttttatagcattttcgcttaataaaaattggtttaaaaccctaagtgatataacgggactatgaaatgtaactttcgtttcgcgtttccgtTGATCATTTCGACAGGAGCTAGGGTTGCAACATTGCTTATATATCACAGGTATTGGGCATTGCCAGTATatgagtgaaaggatcaagatgtccaagagagggggtgaatttggctaattctaaattctcttgcaataatcaaatcctacggatagcccaattaaccccttgtgcctagaaaagtgtttcaatcaaactaacgcacaacagacttgcaacctatgttccaaacttactctagcatgacaattctatgaatgtaaaaacaagtattgaattgctcaaagtaaatactcaaagtagatgctcaaagtaaatagagagagaggaacgcggcgatgttttgccgaggtatcggagagtcgccactccccactagtcctcgttggagcacccgcgcaagggtgtagctctcccttgatccgcgcaaggatcaagtgctctctacgggttgattcttcgacactccgtcgcggtgaatcacccaaagccgctcacaacttgagttgggtcacccacaagctccgccgggtgatcaccaagctcccaatcaccaccaagccatctaggtgatggcgatcaccaagagtaacaagcacgaactctcacttgaccacgcgaagccgaatgagaagatggatgcacactttgctactcttgattcactaatgaggctactctcttgtattctcaaatctcaatcacctcactaggaccttgctcttcttggcactcacaaacgtgtttctcagctattggaataagcaaaagtaactctacacacgagtggagcttctatttataaggcagcctgaaaaacgaaccgttataagcttctgtggggtgaccggacgctccggtcatgttgactggacgctccggtcagttcaacccacgaaccagtgaaaataagttgatcggacgctggcagggtccggtcaccactgaccggacgcgtccggtcgtattaaacccttactggaaccttactgtactcgaccggacgctaaacccccagggtccggtcagtactaaccggacgcgtccaatcgcagattcccttctctggaaccttactggagtcgaccggacgctgcctctcagcgtccggtcacttgacctcttcagcgtccggtcgcaccgaacactgactgttgatcaaatgaactaaccggaccctgcggccagcgtccggtcgca includes:
- the LOC136459526 gene encoding protein NRT1/ PTR FAMILY 5.10-like; its protein translation is MDANTLLLPCTDGAVAGAVDFRGRPASRSGTGRWSAAMFVLGVEIAERFAYHGVSANLISYLTGPLGESTAGAAAAINAWSGVATMLPLLMACGADAWLGRYRTIVLASLLFVVSMGMLTVSALPAFHHDGCSSYASRSLACSPSPVQVAIFYVSVYLVALAEAGHKPCAQAFGADQFDQNDPKESVSRSSFFNWWYFGMCSGTAVTTMVSSYIQDNVGWGLGFGIPCLVMVFAVLMFLLGTRNYRYYTSTESSPFARLARAFVALVKGSKSSQYDGTLASDDAGHREEVKGVLRLFPIWATCIIYAVIFSQSSTFFTKQAATLDRRIGPTLRVPPAALQTFISVTIMVFIPVYDRAFVPLARRLTRLSSGITMLQRIGTGLVLTLVAMVVAALVEMRRLGVARDAGLVDHPKAALPMSLWWMVPQYVLFGLSDVFAMIGLQEFFYDQVPDALRSLGLAFFLSIFGVGHLFSSFIISAIDGATKKSGPSWFSNNLNRAHLDYFYWLLAGLCAVELAAFVIVSRVYVYKKRVSQDNNDAVM